One segment of Heteronotia binoei isolate CCM8104 ecotype False Entrance Well chromosome 18, APGP_CSIRO_Hbin_v1, whole genome shotgun sequence DNA contains the following:
- the LOC132586848 gene encoding melanocortin receptor 5-like, with translation MIEYLNCSNGTTEVWNRQLVLSLGVPQLTITVVSVAFNSAVIVTVVLSKELHKPIFILFCNLAISDLLSSFSNFWITTVFLLDPESTVRGCQGLLKPYAFYTMSILATIYNLVIIGIERYLAVSECLRMRSRVTRNQTLGVALVAWLLAFSLGFMPLMGWNCLEKPNVSALYSPLCIDYLIFITIPHCAVALTLPLFTYINIIGFLRKHTMAMVALGQAQATYKLAEIQVARTSVFIWLLALLSYTPFFIGVLLDLAYEDCPGDLSQGLYVFRNLTTMMITINSLGNPIIYTLKMKKLRRRLKFLKNPSTNRIHVLAVGHT, from the coding sequence ATGATTGAATACCTAAACTGTTCCAATGGCACGACTGAAGTTTGGAACAGGCAGTTGGTTCTTTCTTTGGGGGTTCCTCAGCTGACCATCACCGTCGTCTCTGTGGCCTTCAACTCTGCTGTCATCGTGACCGTTGTGCTTTCTAAAGAGCTCCACAAGCCCATCTTCATTCTGTTCTGCAACTTGGCCATCTCCGATCTTCTCTCCAGCTTCTCGAACTTTTGGATCACCACCGTGTTTCTCCTCGACCCAGAAAGCACTGTCCGTGGGTGCCAAGGCCTCCTCAAGCCTTATGCCTTCTACACCATGTCAATTCTGGCCACCATCTACAATTTAGTCATCATTGGGATTGAGCGTTACTTGGCGGTGTCTGAATGCCTGAGGATGAGAAGCAGGGTCACCAGAAACCAGACCTTGGGTGTTGCACTGGTGGCTTGGTTGCTTGCGTTCTCCTTGGGCTTCATGCCCctgatggggtggaattgtctaGAGAAGCCCAACGTCTCTGCTCTTTACAGCCCTCTTTGCATTGACTACTTGATCTTCATCACCATCCCCCACTGTGCAGTGGCTTTAACCTTGCCGCTCTTCACCTACATCAACATCATTGGCTTCTTGAGAAAGCATACGATGGCCATGGTGGCCCTGGGGCAAGCTCAAGCTACCTACAAGTTGGCTGAAATCCAGGTAGCCCGGACCAGTGTGTTCATCTGGCTCCTAGCTCTGCTCTCCTACACGCCCTTCTTTATTGGAGTTCTGTTGGACTTAGCTTATGAAGACTGCCCCGGCGATCTCTCTCAAGGGCTCTATGTATTCCGGAACCTTACAACTATGATGATCACTATAAATTCTTTGGGGAACCCCATCATATATACTCTAAAAATGAAAAAATTGAGGCGCAGACTCAAGTTTTTGAAAAACCCCTCCACCAATCGTATCCACGTGCTGGCAGTTGGACACACGTAG